TTTTAATTTTTTATCATCTTTTTTTACAATATCACTTTATTACCAGATTAATGTAAATTACTTATTTACCTATGATATTTATTCTTTCATAATAATCATATCTTTATCTTTATTATATAAGTAAGCTGGATCACGTTTACTATTACTCCAGATGTTTTTAGTAGTCCATTTAAGACTTGTTGTTCCATTCTCGTAAGCATTTTTTCCAGATGTTATTTTAACTTGTGCTCTTGGCTTTAGGATATAACCCTCTGGAAAACTATATTTTTGATTACCAGCGTAAGATAATAAATACCAATCACTTAGGTCTAGAGATTTATTACTATTATTTTTAATGGTTACAGTTTCATTTACTTTATCAACTTTAGTTATTTCTAAGCGATAATCATCATTAAGACTTTCTCTTTTTATAATCTTACCATCCGTTTTTAAAACTATAGTTCCATAATAGGCTGTTTCAAACATCTTAACACCTTGATTTTCAAACATATCGCAGACTTCATCATGAGGCAAACCATAGATATTGTCAAAACCAGCACTTATTACAGTGTATTTTGGGTTTACTGACTGTACAAATTTTTTAGTGTTGGCTGTAATAGAACCATGATGTCCAGCAACAAAAATATCTGCATTTATATTTACAGCACTATCTATTAACGCTTTTTCTCCCTCTTTTTCAAGATCTCCAGTTAATAATAGCTCTACTTCTCCACAAGTAATTTTACTAACTACAGATTGATTATTAACCTCTTGCCAGTCATCACCATTCTCAAAAATTTCTATATACATATCCTCACTTACCTCAATTTTTAGGTCTTTATCTTCGCTGTATTTTGCCCCTAATAATAATTCTTGAGCTAATGCTGCTTCGTATGCTTTATAGTATTTATTGGGGTGGTAATAACCACTATCTATTATTCTTTTAACGTTAAAGCTTTTAAATACCGAGGCTAATGCTGCAATATGATCATCATGGGGATGAGTAACTATTAATAAATCAATGTCCTTAATTTTCATATCATTTAAATATTGAATAATGTAACTCTCAGCCGTATCGGGGCCAGCATCAACTAAAACTATATATTCTCCTAATTTAATTAAGGTACAATCTCCTTGTCCAACATTTAAAAAATGAAATTCAGCTTTTATATCTTGTAAGCTATCTTGAGGCTCTTTATTATTTATTGTCTCTAGGGTACAGGAAGTTAAGGAAATACAAATAAATAAGATGAGTAACAGTTTTTTTAGTTTTATCATTATTCCTCTATCCTTGTTGCCATTTTTTAACTGTACTAATTAAAACATCTTTTTGATTACTTTTAGGATCTGCTAATACTTTGTTTAACAACCTTTGCAAAGTAGTGCCAATATGTTTACCGCTTAAGCCTAGTTGCATCATATCATTGCCATTTACGGCTAGGTCAACTATTTTAAGCGGTTCTTTATTAGCTAATATTGATTCACACATAAATTTTAGCCTATATATTTTTGTAAAGTCGTAGGGTGGTTTTTTGCCTATTTTGTCTGCCACCATAAGCTTAAATAAATCATCAAGATATTCTACCCCAATTTCAGTCATAAACTTTTTTATTTTAGTTGGTTTATAACTACCATAAGTTCGCATATGCCCTTTAATAATTTTACATACATGGTCTATTCTTTTATTCGGCTGGCACCAGCGCTTTAGAATAACTTCTGCTAGCTCCGACGATAGTTTTTCATGACCATAAAAGTGTCCAATGCCTTTTTTATCTATGGTAAATGTTTTTATTTTAGCAATATCATGTAACAGTGCCGCCAAACGTAACTCTACAGTATTATCTATGCAATCTAAAACACTTAAGGTGTGTTCTAAAATTGTTTTATCATGGTGTGGATTTTGCTGATTAAAGCCCTTCGCCTTAACAAGTTCAGGTAAAACTATTTTAATTAAATTTGTTTCGAATAATAATCTAATTCCTTTAGAGGGAATATTCGCAGTTAAAGTTTTAACCATCTCTGTGGCAATGCGCTCTCTGCTAATATTTTCTAAATTGTCACTGTGCTCTTTAATTGCCTCTAAGGTGTTATTTTCAATGCTACCTTCAATAACTGTTGCAAACCTAACTGCCCTTAACAACCGTAAAGCATCTTCACTAAATCTTTCAGTTGCATTGCCAACACACCTAATTAAACCTAGTTGTAAATCTTGTTGACCGTTAAAAGGATCTACTAGACCTTCAGCTTCATTGTATGCCATTGCATTTATCGTAAAATCACGACGAGCTAAATCCTGCTCTATATCTGCAGTAAAACTTATGTCATTGGGCCTGCGATTATCACTATACTCACCATCAATGCGTAACGTTGTTACCTCAACAGGCTCATTTTTTATCATTACAGTAACTGTACCATGTTTAATACCTGTAGGAATAGTTTTTGAAAAAATACTCTGTACCATGTTTAATACCTGTAGGAATAGTTTTTGAAAAATACTCTGTACCTTACCTCTCAAGCTGTCTCGTACAGCCCCACCAACTACCCAGGAATCATAGTTATGTTTTTTAAGTTCTTTCATTATCAATTTTATGTAAGCTGGAATTTGCATATTGCCACCCCTTTAGGCATCATTACACTATAGTATATTAAAAAATTGGTGCTTATGGAGGGAGAACCCCTCCCTCCATAATTGTACACTATAGTTTACCACAGAAAAACGGAATATACTCACTTTAATATTTGGGGTGGGTAATTGTTTTATTTTATTTTTAAGTAATAATTCTACGTAAAAAATAAAAGGGTCAGTCGGAAAATGTTTTCAATTTCCAACTGACCCATTCTTGAGAGTTTAGGTTAACGTAATGACCTACTCGGTACGCATAAAATGCGTACCCTACCTATTTTATCGAGCTAGAGTGTAACACAAAGTGGGCTTAAAAAACCGCAACCCACAGGGTGCCCACACCAGATTGCCAAAGCAATCTCCACCCCGCGTTACACATAGTGTAAGCCCACACCGTAATTGCAATCTTGCAATTACCCAAACCGTGAGTTTTAGTATACTAAAACGAATCTAATTAAATACTTCAGTAGCCCTCTCTAATATTCCATTAATCATAGCTAAAGTCATACCGTAATTAGTAATTGGCACACCTGCTTCTTGACACATTAACATGCGGCTTTGCATGGTCTTTTTGTTTGACATACAGGCTCCACAGTGGATAACAAGGTTGTAAGAACCTAAATCACTTGGTAAATCTACACCCATAGCAAATTCAAAGTTTAAGGTTTTGCCAGTTCGTTTTCTTAATAGTTTTGGTATTTTTACTCTACCTATATCCTCATGGGTTTGGTTATGACTACAGGTTTCTACTATTAATATTCTACTATTTTCTTTTAGCTGATCTATTGCCTTAGTTCCATGTAAGAGGATATTAAAATCACCTTTATGTCTGGCAAATAGTATCGAAAATGATGTTAGTAAAATATCATTTGGTACAATTTTATCTACTTCTTTAAATGCCTGTGAATCTGTAACTACTAAATCTACTTTTTTTAAATCTGTTAGGGCACCCTCTAACTCGGTATCTCTTACCACATAAGACTTGATACCGTGATCTAAACAATCTCTTATTAATTGCACCTGAGGTAAAATTATTCTACCCTTTGGTGCTTCAGAGTCTATGGGCACCACCATAACTACAGTACTATCATATGGCAGCAAATCACCCACTATAACATCTTCTTCAATCTCGGTGCTTAAACAATTTACAACTGACTCACGAAGATTATCAATATTTACTAGTTGAGAGGCGGAAACAAAAATACTATTTTCATATTTCTCTTTAATCTCTAGTATTTGCTGGTCATTAGCTGTATCTGCTTTATTTATAACTAAGAGATGTTTTATGTTAAAGCGTTTAAAGTTTCTTTGCGCTTCTTGATAAACCTCATAGTCAATGTCATTTATATCCATTATATATAAAGCAAAATCGGTTTTTTGATAAACTCTTGTTGTTTTTTTCACTCTAAGCTGACCTAAATCACCCTCATCGTCTAACCCTGCTGTATCTATAAATAATACTGGACCTAGCGGTATCAGCTCCATAGCTTTATATACAGGGTCAGTTGTAGTACCTTTTATATTTGATACCAACGAAACTTTTTGGCCTGTTAAGGCATTTATGATAGATGATTTACCTGCGTTTCTTTTACCAAATACAGCAATGTGAATTCTATTTGAATTAGGTGTTTTTCTCATTTTAACTCCTAGATATATAGATCTCTTTCACCTTGTTTTAGTCTGGCTAAATTTCCTCTTACAAGCTTTCTTACTTTTTCACGTTCTATGGTTTCAACCTGTTTATCAATAAAAATTTCACCTTTTTTTAGTAACTCTTCATCACCGTAATCTAACATGAACTCCATTAAAGTCATCAAGGCATTTGGATGACAAACATTTTGAATTTGACCAGATTTAGCTAAACGCATAAATCGATCACCTGTACGTCCATTACGATAACAAGCAGTACAATAACTTGGTACAAAACCTTCACTAACCAATTCTTTAAGTATCTCGAGGGGGCTTCTATCATCGGCTAGTTCAAATTGTTTTTTTGATTTTTTCATTTCACTCTCTTTATAGCCACCTACACCTGTGCAAGAGCCAGCGCTAATTTGAGAAATTCCATAGTTTAGTAGCTCACGTCTTAAGGATGCACTTTCTCTAGTAGACAAAATCATTCCTGTAAAAGGAATTGCTAAGCGAATAATAGCAACCAATTTTTTAAAATGATCATCATCTACTAAATGAGGAAACATTTCTAAATCCATACCCTCTGCTTTTTGAAGTCTAGGCACTGAAACAGTGTGGAACCCTACTCCAAATTTTTCTTCTAAATGATCGTTGTGTAGCATTAAAGCTAATACCTCAAATTTATAGTCTGCCAGACCAAATAAAACTCCACCTCCAACATCATCAATACCGGCTTCCATAGCGCGGTCAAAGGCTGTTAAATGATACTCATAATCGCCTTTTATACTCTTTTTATGAGCATTTAAATATGTTGGTTTATGATAGGTCTCTTGGAATAAGATATAAGTACCAATTTCTTTGGCTTTTAGCCTTTTATAGTCTTCTACTGTTGTAGCGGCTATATTAACATTTATTCTGCGAATTCTACCATTAATATTTTCAGTATTATATATTGTACTTATACTATCTAAAACGTAATCTATATCACAGTTTACTGGATCTTCTCCTGCTTCAAGTGCTATTCTTTTATGACCCATTTTTTCAAGAATTTTAACCTCTGTCTCAATTTGCTCTGTTGTTAATCTTGATCTGTTAAAATTGTTATCTCTACGATATCCACAATATGTGCAATTATTAACACAATAATTACTAATATACAATGGAGCAAACACAACTACTCTATTACCGTAAATTTGCCTTTTCACTTTTCCAGCAGTTTTATAAATTTTAGCTAACATATTTTTATCTTCAATTTGTAATAGATTAGCTATTTCTTGATGGGTTAAGGGCTCTTTATTTTCTGCTTTACGCAGTATTTGGGTAAGCTCTTGATCTGTAAGAGTTTTGGCATTTTCTAAAAGGTTATATATATATTGATGATTTATAAACATTGTCTTCTCTCCTAGTTTTAATTATTTAATTAACTTTTTTTAAATATAGGATCTCCTCGACCCATGTCTGGGACTAAGCCAACTTCTTTAATGACTTTTATTGATTTTAATAGTTCATTTTTGCTACTATCAGTGCTTCCTGCTTTATTTTTATATAATTCATACTTCTCTTTTACAGTTTGAGGACTTAAATTAGGCATAACTACATTTGCACCAGCTTTAAGAGCCATACTTCTTCCATCGCTATTAAGGGTAGATACTGCTGTTGCAGCTGGAATAAGTGAATAAGGTAACAATAATCTAACAAGCGCTAACATAATATAAGTGATTGGTAATGAGCCAGATTCACACTCTTTTAAAGGTGTATCGGGATGAGGTATAAAGGGCCCAATTCCTACCATCTCAGGATTAAGTTCTTTTAAGAAAAGTAAGTCATTTACTAAATCAGCTATTGTTTGATTTGGTAAACCTACCAAAAAACCTGCACCTATATCAAAGCCAGCCTTTCTGAGATTTTTTAAACATGCAACTCTGCTTTCAAAACTCAAATTTGGGTGCATATTATCATAAATTTGAGTATTAGAGGTTTCATGCCTTAGTAAAAACCTATTTCCACCTGCATCACTAAGCCTTTTATATGTTTCATAATCTCTTTCACCTATTGACAGAGCCAATGCACTATTTGGGGCACGCTGCTTAATCTCTTTGATAATGTCTACTAAAGATTCTGCTGTAAAACTAAAATCTTCTCCACTTTGTAATACAAAAGAATGAAAACCTAATGTTTGTGCTTTATCTATACAAAGTAAAATCTCGTTTTTACTTAAATGATAACGATCTACCTTTTTGTTATCTTTTCTGATACCACAGTATTTACAGTTTTGTTTACAATAATTCGAGAACTCTATTAGTGCTCTTATAAAAACACTATCGCCATAAGATTCTCTTGCAGTTTGCCATGCCTTTTCAAATAATAAGCTTGGATCTTTTAAACTGTAATTTATTACTTGCAGCAACTCATTTTTAGATAAGCTATTTTCTTTATAAAGCTTAGTTATTAGTTCTTTCATACTACTATCTCTTTCTTAGATATTGATGTTTTAACAGTAACGTCTTTAATGTTGCCTAAACGTCCAGTAAGATTGTTTATTTCATCTAAAGTTGCCAGAATAGTAATTGAAATTACCGATACTCCAGCCTCAGGCATTGGCAAACCCATGCGACCTTTTACTATTCCTTTAAAATTAGACACCACTGTATTAAATTGATCTTGTGAGATTTTAGGATTCTCCAGTACCGCACCAATAATAGCTATTCGTTTGCTCATTTTTATCCTCCAAGAAGTTAGTTAACAACCTTTATTGCTGTTATGTAATTTTAATCTGCCTTAATTACTTAAAATACAAGTAATCTTTAATATTCTTTGATGTTTATTTTGCATTAATCTAAAAAAGCTCCCCTTGTTAAGTGGAAGCTTTGCCTCAAGTGAATAACAACAATTAATAGGATTACCTCTATTCCTACTAAAAAAACTTCCGTTAAAACGAAAGTTAGTATTCAAAAGTAAACTGATACGCTATTTAAAATAGCATTCAATTAATTATGGCTAACTTCCTTTCAGATAAGACCAGTTATGGGTCTTGGCTGTTAGGTTATTAAAATGGTTACCAAACAACTCAGTTTTCACTTTACTGCTTGGCATACTTTGATTATATTTGTTAGTTTTAGATATGTCAATGTACTATAAAGGCGATTGTTATAGTACTGTTTAATCAAAACCTTATTATGGAACATTATTAATATTTTAGACATCTAATAATTAAAATACTTATTCTTTGACAAAAAAGCAATCTTAGTTTAAAGTTTAATTGTAGTGTATTACAATATATTACAATTAAAATAAATTATGGAGGTAATTGTTTAATGAGATTAAAAAGAATCTTGCTAATGTCACTGCTAATCTGTTTAGCTATTTTTTCGATTAATGCAAAAGTAAGTTTAGCTGGTACAGAATATGAGTTATATAGCATTAATAATGATAGCCACTTAGGCATAAAAGGAGAATTTAAAATACCAGTTGTTGATCCAGACTACGATGAAAATGATCACCCTTATAATAAAATTAATTTTGAACAGTGGTTCCAAGTTAATAGTACTAGTGATTGGTTTGAGATTGGATATAAAAAAGGCAATCTAGCAGATGGTACATCAAATAGTATTTATCATGATGGTTTCTTTAAATCAAAAAAAGTAAATGGTGTATATACTTGTGATAAGTTAATAAGAAGCTTCAACACAGGAACAACCTATACTTTTACAATCGTAGATTACTATGGTAAAAAAATATATGATATCTATATTGGCACAAAGTATTTTGGAAGTTTTGCAGATAATGTTAGTCCAGCCAGTGGTGGAACACATGACATGGGATTTGAAGTAACAAGTGATGCTCAGAGCAATCAATCAATAGGGGATACAAAAATTAGCAACCCTAAGTATTATGTTATAGATACAAATGATTATGATAATGATAATAATACAACAGAACGCATATGGATACCTTGGAGTAATTTATCTCCAAATAGAACCCATGATGCTCCATGTAATATATCTGCAAGTTATGATAGCAGTACCAATAGAATTACCTTTAATTAAAAACTTATTGGAGGAATAAATATGAATAGAAAAAAGCTAATAGCTATTACTATTTTGGTTATATGTTGTGTTATCTATTTTAGTACCTTACCAAGTACAGCTAAAGAGCTGTCAAGATTCAATAAACTTAAAATGCAAAACGATGAATATATGTTTAGACTACCTAAACAAGAAGCAAAAATACTGAGTAGTAAAGTTGAAGAGATAAGAAATGCAAATGAAAACTCCGATAATCTAAAACCTGTTGAATCAATGCAGGGTTATATTGAAGAGAGTAAACTTAAGAACGGTGCAACCTACAAAAGCAAAGAATTAATGACATATGAAACATTTATTAATGAATATGAGTATTTTGATTACAACGCCCAAATCTCTAAGGATAGGATGATATGGGTTATTGTAACTAGCTATCCTAACGGTGTAAAAATATCTAAGGGCTTCATTAAGAACGCAGAAGCAATAACTTACTATGATGCTGAAACATGCGAGGCATATGGTTTTAGTATTTATTCGCTAAAATCAAACGGCGAAATAGATCCTAATTTTAATTTTGCTAAAACTGAATAGCTAAATTCTCTTTTACAGTATTAAATAGGGTTTGCTTAGCAAACCCTATCTTTTATTTAATATATACTTTTCAATAGCAATTGCTACTCCATTGTTATTATTATCTGCTGTTACCCAGTCGGCAATTCTTTTTACTTCAAGGGGAGCATTACCCATAGCTACTCCTATACCTGACCACTTTAACATATCTATATCATTAGTTCCGTCACCAATTGCCATAATATCATGATGTTTTATATCCAATTCTTTGCATAAAAACTCTAAGGCTTTGCTTTTTGTTGCTTGTCTATGACCTAATTCTAATAAATGGGGAAATGATCTTGTTATATCCCAATTATTTTGAAATTTTTGCTCAATATTTTTTTGCAGTATATTTAGCTTATCATAGTTATTATCTATAAAAACTAGCTTAGTAGGTGCAATTTTTAAATCATCTACAAAATCTTTGTTAATAATAACCTCTATACCATTAACTTTTTTGTACCTCTCTACAAGCTCATTATGTTTTCTTACAAAGAGCCTATCGCCATCATATACATTAATATGCACATCAGCCTTTTTAGCTATTTCAATTGCTCTTTTAGCAACAACATTGGTTAAACGCAAATGTAGTAAATCTTCTTCAGAAATTAGTTTACGAATTATACTACCCTGATAAGTTATTATAGGCACATCAATGTTTAAATCTCTTGCAAAATTATGAGCGGCAGAGAACATTCGGCCAGTAGCAATAGTAACTGCTACTCCCTTATCTCTCGCCGCTCTAATAGCTTCTGCATCTCTAATATCAATTTCTCTTTTGTCGTTTAAGAGAGTATGATCTAGGTCTAAAGCTAATAGCTTAACTGTCATTTATTTATCCCTCTAACTCTAGTCTTCCTTAAATAATAAACCGTTTATTATAAGACTTATTATGCTAATTAAAATAGAAATCCATATTGAATTAATAAAGCCGTTTAATTGCATTCCAGGCACAAAAAAATCTGTAACCTGTAACATTAGTCCATTCACAACAAATGTGAATAATCCTAAAGATATTATATTAAGAGGTAGTGATACTAAAATTAATAATGGTCTGATTATTGAATTAACGAATCCTAAAACTATACCTGCAATAACAGCAGCACTTACACTACTAATATAAAAGCCAGATGATAAATAACGTGCTACTAAAAAAATCGCAAGAGCATTAACAACAACTTTACCAAAAAAATTTTTTTTCATAAATACCTCCTAATAAATAATATTACTCTACATATACTTCAACTACAGTACCATCTCCTGCTTGAACATCTACTAATTTACCATTAATACCAGAATGAATCAATTCTAATAACTGTTTTATATCAATATGTTTTAGTTCAGGATATCTATCTACCGGTAAAAACTTAAGTCCTACATCAGCTAATACTTCTATTAATGCTATTGGTATATTAACATTAACTTTTATGTTCTCATTATTCTCAATAACTCTAACCTTTAAAACTCTATCTACATTTGTGTTTACCCGTTTTAATTCATTTTTAGTTGTAGATGCAGATAAAGCATCTAATAACTTCATTCCTTCTTCTGAAGTAATTTGTTTTGTTTCAATCATTTTTAATATCTGCATACGCTCTTCTTGTTTATTCATTACCTAAACCCTCCCACTAAAATAATTTTAATTTAACCTTTACTTCATTTGTTTCTATATCAACTAAATCTAATCGACCACATCGCCTAAAAGCATTCCAAATTTTGCGAACAGACTGTATTGATATATTTGCTACTTGCTGTATGTCAAAATCCCATGAGTTTGACCACTTTAATGTCCACTTATGCATATTTTTATTGGGTATATACTTCATAAACGGCTTAATTAACCACCAACAATCAAACACACCATCTAACATAAATAATGGTATCGGTATAACAAAGTGTTTCCCCTTATCCTTTAATGTTAAATCACATAACATGTAGTAATTCTTTATAAACTTCTTTGGCATAAACTTAACCTAATTGTTTAATAAGTTTTGTAGCTTCTTCTGCTGATATTTTGCCTTCACTTAGTTTTTTAAGTATATCTTGACGAGCTTCACTTATTTTTTCTGAAGTAGATTCGTCTTCTACTTTATAACCTAATGCCTCAATAGCTTTATCTAAACGACTACGTACTGTTGGGTAAGATATACCCAATTCTCTTTCAACTTCTTTAATATTACCTCTACACTTAATAAATACCTCTACAAATTCTTTCATTTCATCATCTAATTGGCAGAATTTACTTAGCTTAAAACTACCACTTAATTCAGTTTTACACCTATTACATTTCAAAACTGCTACACTCAAATTATTATCACACACTGGGCACTTACCAGGAGCATCATACATAGTAACACCACCATTCATTATCTTTATTAATAATATTAATCTTTACATTAATTATATTAATGTTTTTAAACAATGTCAACATATTTTTAATTTAAATATTTAAAATATCAATATTTACTTACAATATCTTTATTTAGGTAATAAAAAAGGCTATTACAGTCTCTTCTACTGTAGCATAGCCAATTTTGCACTAATCTATTTAATTATCTCCCGTAAATCATCTCCGACACAGTGTAAAATATCCGAGTGTTTTTGAATTCGAGAGGCTATTCTAGCATGGTATATACTGTTTCTTAATTCTTTTATTGTATAATTGCTTGAAATTATTATGGGTTTATTTAAACAACTAGTTCGGTAATTAATGATAGAAAACAAAACCTCTTGAGAAAAGTCTGTAATGCTTTCTGCTCCTAAATCGTCAAGTATCAGAACATCTACTTCTCTAGCTGCCTCAATATACTCGTCTACTTTTTTGCGATTATCGCTGATAGTTCCTCTAAGCTGTTGCATAAAATCTACAAATGGCAAATACAATACCGGTACGTTTCTTTTAAGTAAGCTATTAGCTATTGCTGAACATAAAAAAGTTTTTCCAACCCCAGGATTACCTTCTAGATACAAGCCTTTAACATCAAATCCTAATACTCCATTAGAAACCTTATACATTTTTTTTACAAAATCTTGAGCCACCAATAAATTAGAATGCATTAATTGCCTATGGGAATGTTCATGTTCAAATTCTATATCACTATATACATCTAGTCTAAACCTATTAAAGGTTTGTTTTTTCATTATGGGTGTTAAACATGACGCCTTAAAATAATTATTTATAAGCATTTGCTTTTGTGCTTTAACTAAACAATTGCATTTTACAACTCTCTTAATTTCATAACCATATAGTTTACTAGCTCGATAATCTACTTCCTCAACCCATCCGCTATCCTGACATTTCTCACACTCAAACTTTGGTGATTTATAGTCTTTGGGAATTTTGTGTTTTGCCAAAAAATCTTGATGTTCTGCCTGAATTGTTTTTAGTTTTGTAACAACTTCATTTGAATTATTATTACTAAACGATAACAAGGTGTCGGCAATTTGAGTATCAAGCCTTTCAAGCTTGGGGTACTTGTTATACCAAAACTGGGCTCGTTCATATGCCTTATTATAGTTTTGGGTCTTTTTTTCTCCACTAGGAATAATCATTTAAATCACCTGAATTTTATTTTTTTAAGCCTTGTTTTTTCATTCTTTCATCATACATACTGGATAACGATTTATCATTCGAACTTTTTTTAACCAATGGAGTTGTTTTTTTACTTTTATTACTTTTATTGCTTTTACTACTTTTGCGTTTTTTGTAATTTTCATCATCAAATTGCACATCACTCAATGTTTTTATACCCTTTAGCTTCCAATTATGAAGAATACTCTGAACATACTGTAGATTAAAAGCTTGATTTAAAACTGACCTTGCTATTGCCTCTACAATTAAATCTCGTGAGAAATCATCTTCTAATGAAGCTAAAGTTCTAAATTCAGAAGAACGAAGAGGCCTGCCATATTCTTTTTCTGCAATATTATAAATACTATCATTACGATGTTGTATTTCAAGCTCTTCCCGCTTTTTATTGTCTTCAGCTCTTGTACTCCTACTTGCCTTACGAGATTGCATATATCTGTGAAACTGATCTTTATCTTTGGGGTCATTGATTTTTAAGGTAGTATTAGCAGTACCTGTAAACTCAATCAACTCAATCTCTACTAAGGATCCAATAGCTTTAAACACATCTTCGTAATGTAACTGTAATTCATTAGCCATGTACTCAAAATCTACTTTATTTCTTTGACTAACTAATCTATAAAAAAAGGTGTAAACTAAAACACCTATGCCTCCAATATGGGGTAAATATAAATCCCAAATCTCGTTAGGAATGCAGGTTACATTATCTCTTTTTACACCACTTCTTATTTTAAAACCATCAGCCATACTACTCACCTCTCTCTTTTTTAGAACCATTAAAATATTGATAAACTGCGTTTGCCGCAGCTTTGTTCATTGACTTAACTTCTAAGAGCTGTTTAACACTAGCTTTAGAGATTGATTTTATGCTGCCAAACTCTTTCATTAAGTTTCGTTG
This Clostridium sp. 'deep sea' DNA region includes the following protein-coding sequences:
- a CDS encoding DnaD domain protein; this encodes MADGFKIRSGVKRDNVTCIPNEIWDLYLPHIGGIGVLVYTFFYRLVSQRNKVDFEYMANELQLHYEDVFKAIGSLVEIELIEFTGTANTTLKINDPKDKDQFHRYMQSRKASRSTRAEDNKKREELEIQHRNDSIYNIAEKEYGRPLRSSEFRTLASLEDDFSRDLIVEAIARSVLNQAFNLQYVQSILHNWKLKGIKTLSDVQFDDENYKKRKSSKSNKSNKSKKTTPLVKKSSNDKSLSSMYDERMKKQGLKK
- a CDS encoding phage holin family protein; this translates as MKKNFFGKVVVNALAIFLVARYLSSGFYISSVSAAVIAGIVLGFVNSIIRPLLILVSLPLNIISLGLFTFVVNGLMLQVTDFFVPGMQLNGFINSIWISILISIISLIINGLLFKED
- a CDS encoding ATP-binding protein, encoding MIIPSGEKKTQNYNKAYERAQFWYNKYPKLERLDTQIADTLLSFSNNNSNEVVTKLKTIQAEHQDFLAKHKIPKDYKSPKFECEKCQDSGWVEEVDYRASKLYGYEIKRVVKCNCLVKAQKQMLINNYFKASCLTPIMKKQTFNRFRLDVYSDIEFEHEHSHRQLMHSNLLVAQDFVKKMYKVSNGVLGFDVKGLYLEGNPGVGKTFLCSAIANSLLKRNVPVLYLPFVDFMQQLRGTISDNRKKVDEYIEAAREVDVLILDDLGAESITDFSQEVLFSIINYRTSCLNKPIIISSNYTIKELRNSIYHARIASRIQKHSDILHCVGDDLREIIK
- a CDS encoding Cof-type HAD-IIB family hydrolase is translated as MTVKLLALDLDHTLLNDKREIDIRDAEAIRAARDKGVAVTIATGRMFSAAHNFARDLNIDVPIITYQGSIIRKLISEEDLLHLRLTNVVAKRAIEIAKKADVHINVYDGDRLFVRKHNELVERYKKVNGIEVIINKDFVDDLKIAPTKLVFIDNNYDKLNILQKNIEQKFQNNWDITRSFPHLLELGHRQATKSKALEFLCKELDIKHHDIMAIGDGTNDIDMLKWSGIGVAMGNAPLEVKRIADWVTADNNNNGVAIAIEKYILNKR
- a CDS encoding DUF2089 domain-containing protein, translating into MYDAPGKCPVCDNNLSVAVLKCNRCKTELSGSFKLSKFCQLDDEMKEFVEVFIKCRGNIKEVERELGISYPTVRSRLDKAIEALGYKVEDESTSEKISEARQDILKKLSEGKISAEEATKLIKQLG